A region from the Nocardia terpenica genome encodes:
- a CDS encoding aldehyde dehydrogenase family protein produces the protein MGDRAENREIFGGGRWLPTADGLDVINPYTGEVVGVAARATAAQALEVARAAGQFRCELAAYERADILSRCAELIERAAAEFARSICRESGLAYKDGTKEVSRAVAQLRFAAEEAKRITGEAISTDVTPTAGRRMAVAFREPVGTVLAITPFNRPLNQVVTKVAPAIAAGAGVIVKPSERTPLTATLFVRTLLGAGVPERMISLVTGDPITVGETLVTSGMVDMVTFTGSATVGRRIAQRAGMMRTAFELGDSGALIVLEDADLAAAAAEAAAGAFATSGQSCRGVKRILVQDTVADDFAALLRAAAERLRVGDPLDPATDIGTLIDERAAHAVDGRVREAVAGGARLLCGGRRAGAQYWPTVLDHVDRRCELVREETFGPCAPIVRVRDFEDALECVNDSRYGLQAGLFTQRLDYALHAARTLQVGTVVLNGGPQFESPNVPFGGVKDSGLGREGIRYAIQEMTRIKTLVL, from the coding sequence GGCGGACGGGTTGGACGTGATCAACCCCTACACCGGAGAAGTCGTCGGCGTCGCGGCCCGCGCCACGGCCGCCCAGGCGCTCGAGGTGGCCCGCGCCGCCGGGCAGTTCCGCTGCGAACTCGCCGCCTACGAGCGCGCGGACATCCTGTCCCGGTGCGCGGAGCTGATCGAGCGGGCGGCCGCGGAGTTCGCGCGGTCGATCTGCCGGGAGTCGGGACTGGCCTACAAGGACGGGACCAAGGAGGTCTCCCGGGCCGTCGCGCAGTTGCGTTTCGCCGCCGAGGAGGCCAAACGCATTACCGGCGAAGCCATTTCGACCGATGTCACGCCGACCGCGGGCAGGCGCATGGCGGTCGCCTTCCGCGAACCCGTCGGCACCGTGCTGGCGATCACGCCGTTCAATCGCCCGCTCAACCAGGTGGTGACCAAGGTGGCGCCCGCCATCGCCGCCGGTGCGGGGGTGATCGTCAAACCGTCGGAGCGCACGCCGCTGACGGCGACGCTGTTCGTGCGCACGCTGCTCGGGGCAGGTGTGCCCGAGCGCATGATCAGCCTGGTGACCGGCGATCCGATCACGGTCGGTGAGACGCTGGTGACCAGCGGGATGGTCGACATGGTGACGTTCACCGGCAGCGCGACCGTCGGCCGTCGCATCGCGCAGCGGGCCGGAATGATGCGCACCGCTTTCGAACTCGGGGACAGCGGCGCCCTCATCGTGCTGGAGGATGCCGACCTGGCCGCCGCGGCGGCCGAGGCGGCGGCGGGCGCCTTCGCCACCAGCGGCCAGTCCTGCCGCGGCGTCAAGCGAATCCTGGTGCAGGACACCGTCGCCGACGACTTCGCCGCGCTCCTGCGCGCGGCGGCCGAGCGTTTGCGGGTCGGCGATCCCCTCGATCCCGCCACCGATATCGGGACGCTGATCGACGAGCGCGCCGCGCACGCGGTGGACGGGCGGGTCCGCGAGGCGGTGGCGGGCGGGGCGCGGCTGCTGTGCGGCGGGCGGCGCGCGGGGGCGCAGTACTGGCCGACCGTTCTCGATCATGTCGACCGCCGGTGCGAGCTGGTGCGGGAGGAGACCTTCGGCCCGTGCGCCCCCATCGTCCGGGTGCGGGATTTCGAGGACGCGTTGGAATGCGTCAACGACAGCCGCTACGGACTGCAGGCCGGATTGTTCACCCAGCGGCTCGATTACGCGCTGCACGCGGCGCGGACCCTCCAGGTCGGCACCGTGGTGCTCAACGGCGGACCGCAGTTCGAGTCGCCCAACGTCCCCTTCGGCGGCGTCAAGGACAGCGGGCTCGGCCGCGAGGGCATCCGGTACGCAATTCAGGAGATGACCAGGATCAAAACGCTGGTCCTGTAA